Within Bdellovibrio bacteriovorus HD100, the genomic segment AGTTTTCCGTCAGCAGAATACATCTTTTCCATGGCGCCCAGCACCTGCTGACTGGCTTCATCCGGACGACCTGCCAGTCCTTTCAGAACCCCTGCACGGTCTTCGGGCCTGCGATTCTGACTGAGCTTCTTTTTATAACTGATATCAGTGATTTGTATCTTGAATCCAACGATGTGTCTTTCTAGGCTTTCACCCTGAAGGTCCTCGGGGATTGAAAACTGCCAACCACTGGGCCAATGGCGCTCGGACTGCGCGGAAAGATCTTTTAAACATTCGATCAGATCTTCACCGTATAGAAGTTCCACTTTGCCTTTTACATGAACCACAGAATAGTTCCAGGTCGGCACATCATCCTTCGCATACCAAACCGGAGTGATATAAGTGTGTGGCCCGTGAAAGATCGCGGTGACATCACAGTCAGTAAACTGCCTCCACTGAGGATTGGCCTTGGCCATATGGCCGATCAGCTCAATCCGGCCGTCGACTTTCTTTGGCGTCAAGGGAAGATGGGAAACAAAGGGCGCTCCATCAGCAACCGAAATGACGGTCGCAAACGGAAAATAGTCCATCAGCTCATAGGCTTCAATAAGATCAGCGGATTTGTACTTCTGTGGATTGTACAATTGCATCCTCAGGGCTACGACCAGAACTCTGCCGGTGGCGGAGTTCCGTGTTTGAACAGGTTATACCAGTGTTGACGCTTTTCTTCGGTGTAAACATCCAAAGCGCGCAAAAGCTCCAGAGTGAAATCCACCGGACCGGCACCAGAAGCCGTGATCAGATTTCCATCCGTGACGGCAAGCTGGTTCTGATAATTGGCGTCTTCAGTATAGGTTGGCACGAAGGCCTTTAGCATGTTCAGATCATTGCTGGTGTGTTTGCGGTCTTTCAGTAAACCTTCTTGCGCCAGCGCAAAGGTCGCCCCACAGATCGCCGCCAACACAGAGTTTTGCTTCAAAACCTGTGCTGCCAGTGCGCGCACGTCTTTATTGCGATCCATATTCGGCCAGTTTTCCCCGCCGATCAGAATCAAAGCTGACACCTGATCTGCGGTATAGTCTGAGACAGCCGCCTGAGGCTGCACTTTCAGGCTTCCGATGGAGGTGATGGTGTTCTTCGTTTCGGACACAACGGTAAAAGGAATCTTGTTCTGGGAAAGTTCGCTCATCAGGTAAGCGCCTTCCCAGTCCGCGTATTCATCCGGCAGATAGATCAAAATGTTTTTGTCGTTAGCAGCCATGGAAGCCTCCTTGCGGGAATTATAGAACCTTCACCGAAACTTTGCCTATGGAAATAATTTTTCCCGTCTGATCCAGAATAGGGAAAACAGTGGAAAGATACTTTTCTTCGGCGCCCTTGCTGGCAAAAACTTCATCAAAAGTCACCGGGATCCTGGATCTTAAAACTTCCTGCTCTTTTTCAGGCGGCGCAGAGTGAAGAGGTGAAGTCAAAAGTCTTACGTTCTTCCCCAGCAGGGATTCCCTTGTAAAACCAACCAATCCTGCAAAAGCGTCGTTGCAGTTGGTGATGACTCCTTCAGTGTCTTTCACAATCAGCAAAAAAGGAGCCGAGTCCAGGATCTGCTGCATGCGGGTTCTGAAATTGCGTTCATCCGTCACATCGCGAGCCGAGGCAAAGCGAACACCCAGCTCATCATCAGCAACGGCGCTCCAGCTAAGAGTGCGGTAAGAACCCTGCGCTGTCTGATACCGGTTCACAAAGTCAACTGAACGCAGCCCCAGACTGAGGGCCTTGATGTTTTCACGGGTGGAGGCGCGGTCCTCGGGATGGATAAAGTCAAAAAACGGGGTGCTAAGCAGGACTTCTTCACTGTAGCCCAGGGTGTTCACCAGGGACTTGCTGACCTTCTTAAGACGTCCGTCTTTTCCCGCAACGGCCATCAGGTCATTGGAAATGGAGAAGAACCGATCCAGAGTGATCTGGGAGTCCTCGGTTTCAGA encodes:
- a CDS encoding type 1 glutamine amidotransferase family protein, whose protein sequence is MAANDKNILIYLPDEYADWEGAYLMSELSQNKIPFTVVSETKNTITSIGSLKVQPQAAVSDYTADQVSALILIGGENWPNMDRNKDVRALAAQVLKQNSVLAAICGATFALAQEGLLKDRKHTSNDLNMLKAFVPTYTEDANYQNQLAVTDGNLITASGAGPVDFTLELLRALDVYTEEKRQHWYNLFKHGTPPPAEFWS
- a CDS encoding PAS domain-containing protein, translating into MVLALNDKKKTVEYFSSWQVQNKITLISLIAILLLSALFVAAAIILPAISTAQIIAFIILIPALACFGIATCHSSSLELEKARRDYDKMAQRLSETEDSQITLDRFFSISNDLMAVAGKDGRLKKVSKSLVNTLGYSEEVLLSTPFFDFIHPEDRASTRENIKALSLGLRSVDFVNRYQTAQGSYRTLSWSAVADDELGVRFASARDVTDERNFRTRMQQILDSAPFLLIVKDTEGVITNCNDAFAGLVGFTRESLLGKNVRLLTSPLHSAPPEKEQEVLRSRIPVTFDEVFASKGAEEKYLSTVFPILDQTGKIISIGKVSVKVL
- a CDS encoding FMN-binding negative transcriptional regulator, giving the protein MQLYNPQKYKSADLIEAYELMDYFPFATVISVADGAPFVSHLPLTPKKVDGRIELIGHMAKANPQWRQFTDCDVTAIFHGPHTYITPVWYAKDDVPTWNYSVVHVKGKVELLYGEDLIECLKDLSAQSERHWPSGWQFSIPEDLQGESLERHIVGFKIQITDISYKKKLSQNRRPEDRAGVLKGLAGRPDEASQQVLGAMEKMYSADGKLKGSHD